The following proteins are encoded in a genomic region of Paenibacillus sp. FSL R7-0273:
- a CDS encoding flagellar hook-length control protein FliK, whose product MSLVVSSFSAGNMLQAGGGAGAGGTVSASGTAAAAGGAAAQPFAQQLVQTMNGANTQAGAAPQSGGIASLLQGLLAAVQSGGEEADSASHIDLLQNLTEDMEQLDESLAADPALLAALQGWLLQVTQLLSGKGAPDQEGANEGNGNAVLSPLAQNPETIRFAVQDELNSLVTMLQQANVEGDQALTGSGAELLKQFSAIMTEAAATENKAKSKGSNHTDSAALVPVKNNVAADNGGKSQPSEKVVPVLVNSSAATTAATITPPAIPAGTGERSDVNPLAPVANAANATEENSISVLTKTPLAAESGNSAKAEESVPEVRATADSNDVVTAGQLLIREGLAAPLKAESPKVPVSQFAQQMDTFISGKLEIVRKGGIAEAIITLFPENLGQVDVKITMQNGNLIAQFATVHSGAKEMLEQQMSQLRAALQSQGIQVEKLEVTQSTPLFSQFNGQQGRQQNSGGQQNGSSRDRREDIGDAVLAAELNGEFKEWAVNNRQEIRNQDGSFSAKA is encoded by the coding sequence ATGAGTTTAGTTGTATCATCATTTTCCGCAGGCAATATGCTTCAGGCTGGCGGAGGTGCCGGAGCAGGCGGAACAGTTTCAGCTTCCGGGACGGCTGCGGCTGCAGGAGGCGCAGCAGCACAGCCATTTGCCCAGCAGCTCGTTCAGACAATGAACGGAGCAAACACCCAGGCTGGAGCAGCACCCCAGTCCGGAGGGATAGCTTCATTGCTTCAAGGTCTGCTGGCTGCTGTGCAGTCCGGCGGAGAAGAGGCAGATAGTGCCAGTCACATTGACTTGCTGCAAAATTTGACAGAGGATATGGAACAGCTTGATGAAAGCCTCGCTGCCGATCCGGCACTGCTGGCAGCACTTCAGGGCTGGCTTCTGCAGGTGACCCAGCTGCTATCAGGAAAGGGAGCACCAGATCAAGAGGGTGCTAATGAAGGTAACGGAAATGCCGTGCTTTCGCCGCTCGCCCAGAATCCTGAAACAATCCGTTTCGCGGTTCAGGATGAGCTTAACAGTTTGGTTACTATGCTGCAGCAGGCAAATGTGGAAGGGGATCAGGCACTAACAGGTTCGGGTGCTGAACTATTGAAACAGTTTTCCGCTATCATGACTGAAGCGGCTGCTACTGAGAACAAAGCCAAGAGCAAAGGTTCGAATCACACAGATTCCGCAGCTCTTGTGCCTGTCAAAAACAATGTCGCAGCAGACAACGGAGGCAAATCGCAGCCATCTGAAAAAGTGGTTCCGGTTCTTGTTAATTCATCGGCAGCTACAACTGCTGCAACCATTACACCCCCTGCAATTCCGGCAGGTACTGGTGAACGGTCTGATGTAAATCCTCTGGCACCTGTAGCTAATGCAGCAAATGCAACAGAAGAGAACAGCATTTCCGTATTGACCAAAACACCTCTTGCTGCAGAAAGTGGCAATTCCGCTAAAGCAGAAGAGTCTGTGCCAGAAGTGAGAGCAACTGCTGACAGTAATGATGTAGTGACCGCAGGCCAATTATTAATTAGAGAAGGCCTCGCAGCACCGCTAAAGGCTGAATCACCAAAGGTACCCGTCAGTCAATTTGCCCAGCAGATGGATACGTTTATCAGCGGCAAACTTGAAATAGTACGTAAAGGCGGAATAGCCGAGGCGATTATTACCTTGTTCCCTGAAAATCTGGGGCAGGTTGATGTGAAGATTACAATGCAGAACGGGAATTTGATTGCCCAGTTTGCAACAGTTCATTCCGGGGCCAAAGAAATGCTGGAGCAGCAGATGAGCCAGCTTCGGGCTGCTTTACAATCTCAGGGGATTCAGGTAGAAAAGCTTGAAGTAACACAAAGCACACCGCTTTTCTCCCAGTTCAATGGACAACAGGGACGCCAGCAAAATTCAGGCGGCCAGCAAAACGGCAGCTCCAGAGACCGGCGTGAAGATATCGGGGATGCAGTGCTCGCTGCTGAGCTGAACGGAGAGTTCAAGGAATGGGCGGTGAATAACCGGCAGGAAATTCGCAACCAGGATGGCAGCTTTTCGGCCAAGGCATAG
- a CDS encoding flagellar FlbD family protein, giving the protein MISVTRLNGAPMWLNALLVEMVEESPDTYITLVTGKRLIVLEKAEEVITKIRDYNRDIGTYAATIKVQSMEELS; this is encoded by the coding sequence ATGATTTCGGTAACAAGATTGAACGGGGCGCCTATGTGGCTTAATGCGCTGCTCGTGGAAATGGTAGAAGAAAGCCCTGATACGTATATCACACTTGTAACAGGCAAAAGATTGATTGTGCTTGAGAAGGCAGAAGAGGTAATAACGAAGATTAGGGATTATAACAGGGACATAGGCACATATGCTGCCACCATTAAAGTCCAATCAATGGAGGAGCTTTCATGA
- a CDS encoding FliH/SctL family protein → MSKLIKHSQYVPVDVLKRLEQARQNAGIAEASVVEEPASVVHYHDPAREEAEQSRRQMLKDAQDFAEEQVRSASLEAENIVESARTEAEEWWRQRREQDEHLIEGVKSEAFQQGYQEGLTQAEHDMAIRMNEMMEEARMVLQEAYKARDVIIQEAEPFLVELSCSIAEKIVDKQLTVEPQFAMDLIRKNLARKREQGLISLCVSPSQFAFVNAAREELALAVDSQAELQILPDSTVKDMGCVIRSSFGSIDARIDTQLGEIKKSLVRIALDTEEHRNGEADA, encoded by the coding sequence TTGTCTAAGCTGATCAAACACTCCCAATATGTTCCGGTAGATGTGCTTAAACGGCTGGAACAGGCCAGACAGAATGCTGGAATTGCCGAGGCCTCAGTTGTGGAGGAGCCGGCAAGCGTGGTTCATTATCACGACCCGGCCCGTGAAGAGGCAGAGCAGAGCCGCAGGCAGATGCTGAAGGACGCTCAGGATTTTGCTGAAGAACAGGTGCGCAGTGCATCGCTGGAAGCTGAAAATATTGTGGAATCGGCACGGACAGAAGCGGAAGAATGGTGGCGCCAGCGCCGGGAACAGGACGAGCATTTGATAGAAGGAGTCAAATCCGAAGCGTTTCAGCAAGGCTATCAGGAAGGTCTTACACAGGCAGAGCATGATATGGCCATACGAATGAATGAGATGATGGAAGAGGCGCGTATGGTGCTGCAGGAGGCATACAAGGCGCGCGACGTCATTATTCAGGAAGCAGAGCCTTTCCTGGTGGAGCTAAGCTGCTCTATTGCCGAGAAGATAGTAGACAAGCAGCTGACGGTAGAGCCGCAATTCGCCATGGATCTGATCCGCAAAAATCTGGCGCGCAAACGGGAGCAGGGACTGATCTCCCTGTGTGTCTCTCCTTCTCAGTTTGCCTTTGTCAATGCGGCCCGGGAAGAGCTTGCGCTTGCTGTAGATTCACAAGCCGAGCTTCAGATACTGCCTGATTCCACAGTGAAGGATATGGGGTGTGTCATCCGTTCCTCCTTCGGCAGCATTGATGCACGGATTGACACCCAGCTTGGAGAAATCAAAAAATCGCTCGTGAGAATCGCACTGGACACTGAGGAGCACAGAAATGGGGAAGCCGATGCTTGA
- the fliM gene encoding flagellar motor switch protein FliM → MVDVLSQNEIDALLAALSSGEMDADELKKEETQKRIRSYDFKRAVRFSKDHIRSLTRIHDNFARYLTTYFSAQLRTFVQINVVQVEQLPYDEFIRSIPKMTILNIFEAEPLEGRMVMEVHPNIAFAMLDRMLGGFGTAPTKITALTEIETTIMERIFSRCFESLQEAWKTVLDISPRMEGLETNPQFMQIVSPNETIALISLSTKIGDTTGMINLCIPHVVLEPIMSRLSVHQWFVSEKKVRDEVELEAIRSRVNMAQLPIVAELGESRLSIAEFLGLSVGDVISLNKTVDAGLSIKVGDRLKFIGSPGMIKDRVAVQIDEIVSEGVEEFDE, encoded by the coding sequence TTGGTTGATGTACTATCACAAAACGAAATTGATGCTCTGCTTGCCGCACTATCTTCCGGTGAAATGGATGCTGACGAGCTCAAAAAAGAAGAAACCCAGAAAAGAATCCGCTCTTACGATTTCAAACGGGCTGTACGCTTTTCGAAGGATCATATCCGCAGCCTTACACGTATCCATGACAATTTCGCCCGCTATCTTACAACCTATTTTTCGGCCCAATTACGCACCTTCGTACAGATCAATGTCGTTCAAGTAGAGCAGCTCCCTTATGATGAGTTTATCCGCTCCATACCCAAGATGACGATTCTGAACATTTTCGAGGCGGAGCCGCTGGAAGGCCGCATGGTTATGGAAGTGCATCCGAATATTGCGTTTGCAATGCTGGACAGAATGCTTGGCGGGTTCGGCACAGCTCCTACCAAAATTACTGCATTGACCGAAATCGAAACAACCATTATGGAAAGAATCTTCAGCAGATGCTTTGAGAGTCTGCAGGAGGCCTGGAAAACGGTCCTTGACATTAGTCCAAGGATGGAGGGGCTCGAGACCAATCCGCAATTTATGCAGATCGTGTCGCCGAATGAAACGATCGCCCTGATATCCCTGAGCACCAAAATCGGGGATACCACCGGGATGATCAACCTCTGTATCCCGCACGTTGTTCTGGAGCCGATCATGTCAAGGCTTTCTGTCCATCAATGGTTTGTATCAGAGAAGAAGGTCAGGGATGAAGTTGAATTAGAGGCGATAAGGTCGAGAGTTAACATGGCACAGCTGCCAATTGTAGCAGAGCTAGGCGAATCGAGGTTATCCATTGCTGAATTTCTCGGGCTTAGTGTCGGCGACGTTATCTCTCTGAACAAAACGGTGGACGCAGGCTTGTCCATTAAAGTAGGGGACAGGCTGAAATTTATCGGAAGCCCCGGGATGATAAAGGATCGTGTGGCTGTACAAATAGACGAGATTGTCAGTGAAGGAGTTGAAGAGTTTGACGAGTAA
- the flgD gene encoding flagellar hook assembly protein FlgD produces MASTTPVSNNNQWNYVANNSDTAKTTGNSTLGKDQFLKILITQLQNQDPMQPMEDKEFIAQMAQFSSVEQLMNISTQLTAMNQSLGSVSGLIGKDITWNDASTELPKSGNVESIVVSGGIQYAVVGSERIALTNITQIQNAALKVETVSGNEAEVNSGESGAII; encoded by the coding sequence ATGGCATCAACAACTCCAGTATCAAATAATAACCAGTGGAATTACGTGGCAAACAATTCTGATACGGCCAAAACAACAGGCAACTCCACACTGGGTAAAGACCAGTTCCTGAAAATACTGATTACCCAGCTGCAGAATCAGGACCCGATGCAGCCGATGGAGGATAAGGAATTTATTGCCCAGATGGCCCAGTTCTCGTCAGTAGAGCAATTAATGAATATATCAACACAGCTCACCGCCATGAATCAGTCCCTCGGCTCTGTCTCTGGTCTGATCGGCAAGGACATTACCTGGAATGATGCTTCTACAGAGCTGCCGAAGTCAGGCAATGTAGAATCTATCGTGGTCAGCGGCGGGATACAATATGCAGTTGTAGGCAGTGAACGTATTGCTCTCACAAACATTACACAGATTCAGAACGCAGCTCTAAAAGTGGAAACTGTGAGCGGCAATGAGGCAGAAGTAAACAGCGGGGAGAGCGGGGCGATCATATGA
- a CDS encoding MotE family protein, which translates to MANNDMELENEESASKFERFLFLMIPIIFTLVLLGVLLTLFNMDIRNKALEVGNKLPFVSQWIPDPPAEPGGEAAEEEGGKEQAESSESTIKELKAQLAEKDAQLQQINNEKTEQATQVEALQKQIDTMTAEAAAAKAAVEEEDPYQDKVTELAKLYSGMKASKAAPIMENLTAEEQVQILSAMNNASKTAILEKMDPEMAAEVSIKLKESTNSTDMAIAALQSRLKQNQADTAAAPAASGNLDQEKLSQTFTSMPAAEAAALLSSMYTVSPDKVITVLNTVGDTVRSSILAEMTKKDSALSAKILNRLMGGK; encoded by the coding sequence GTGGCTAATAATGATATGGAACTTGAAAATGAAGAGTCGGCAAGCAAATTTGAGCGATTTTTGTTCTTGATGATACCGATTATTTTTACGCTCGTGCTGCTTGGAGTGCTGCTGACTCTTTTTAATATGGATATCCGCAACAAAGCGCTGGAAGTGGGGAATAAGCTCCCTTTTGTCAGTCAATGGATTCCTGATCCCCCTGCCGAGCCGGGAGGTGAAGCGGCAGAAGAAGAAGGAGGCAAGGAGCAGGCGGAAAGCTCAGAATCAACGATCAAGGAGCTCAAAGCCCAGCTTGCCGAAAAAGATGCGCAGCTGCAACAGATTAACAACGAGAAGACAGAGCAGGCAACACAGGTTGAAGCGCTGCAAAAGCAGATTGACACGATGACGGCAGAGGCTGCAGCGGCGAAGGCTGCTGTGGAGGAAGAGGATCCCTATCAGGACAAGGTGACTGAGCTTGCTAAGCTGTATTCAGGCATGAAGGCTTCCAAGGCAGCGCCGATTATGGAGAATCTGACTGCAGAAGAGCAGGTGCAGATTTTGAGCGCGATGAACAACGCCAGCAAAACGGCCATTCTTGAAAAAATGGACCCGGAAATGGCGGCGGAAGTGTCAATAAAGCTAAAGGAATCCACTAATTCTACCGATATGGCTATTGCAGCCCTTCAATCAAGGCTCAAACAGAACCAGGCTGACACGGCTGCTGCTCCTGCGGCATCCGGCAATCTGGATCAGGAAAAGCTGAGCCAGACCTTTACGTCAATGCCGGCTGCAGAAGCGGCTGCACTGCTTAGTTCAATGTACACTGTGAGCCCGGACAAAGTAATCACGGTGCTGAATACGGTTGGTGATACTGTAAGATCCTCCATTTTGGCGGAAATGACCAAGAAGGACAGTGCCCTATCCGCAAAAATTCTGAACCGTCTGATGGGCGGTAAATAA
- the fliJ gene encoding flagellar export protein FliJ, protein MRFHYTFQKVVDLKGNEKTQAEWMLSTALGELQAQEKSLDELMAQRSSLMLSLQNAAEQKTPMAKIIEMQHYVQYLDSCIARKHTDIRRAHQEVQHKQDHLSTKVLDEKVWLKARDKAQNIFQQDMILREQNELDEMATVRFAMKSL, encoded by the coding sequence ATGAGGTTCCATTATACTTTTCAAAAAGTTGTGGACTTGAAGGGCAACGAGAAAACACAGGCAGAGTGGATGCTCTCAACTGCACTCGGAGAACTGCAGGCACAGGAAAAAAGCCTTGATGAATTAATGGCCCAGCGCAGTTCACTGATGCTGTCGCTGCAGAACGCAGCTGAACAAAAAACGCCGATGGCTAAAATTATTGAAATGCAGCATTATGTGCAGTACCTGGATTCCTGTATTGCCCGCAAGCATACAGACATCAGACGTGCCCACCAGGAGGTTCAGCACAAGCAGGATCACCTTAGCACAAAGGTACTGGATGAGAAGGTCTGGCTGAAGGCCAGAGACAAGGCACAGAATATTTTTCAGCAGGATATGATTTTACGGGAACAAAACGAACTGGATGAGATGGCTACCGTCCGCTTCGCGATGAAATCCCTCTAA
- the flgG gene encoding flagellar basal body rod protein FlgG: MLRSMYSGVSGMRGFQTKLDVIGNNIANVNTIGFKSGRVMFKDIMSQTISGVSAPVDGGQGGVNAKQIGLGVSIGSVDTLHLAGSAMTTNNPTDLRIDGDGFFLVRLSDDQETPFLTRAGDFHVDANRNLITSDGMHVLSSDSEAIQLGEDVTAFSISSDGTIVQTMADGTTEAGVQIGVAKVSNPQGLEKIGGNLFRMTLNANAEGELVPTTANDAEVGTGSIVAGQLEMSNVDLTGEFTEMIVTQRGFQANSRIITTSDEVLQEVVNLKR, translated from the coding sequence ATGTTAAGATCTATGTATTCAGGTGTTTCGGGTATGCGCGGATTTCAGACAAAGCTGGATGTTATCGGTAACAACATTGCCAACGTGAATACAATCGGCTTTAAATCGGGACGGGTTATGTTCAAGGATATTATGAGCCAGACCATCTCCGGTGTTTCAGCGCCGGTAGATGGCGGCCAAGGCGGAGTGAATGCCAAACAGATCGGACTTGGTGTAAGTATTGGCTCTGTTGATACTCTACATCTGGCAGGCAGTGCGATGACTACTAACAATCCTACCGATCTGCGGATCGACGGGGACGGCTTCTTCCTGGTCCGGCTATCCGATGATCAGGAAACTCCGTTTCTGACCCGTGCCGGTGACTTCCATGTAGATGCTAACCGTAACCTGATTACCTCTGACGGTATGCACGTCCTGAGTTCTGACAGTGAAGCAATTCAGCTTGGTGAGGATGTAACGGCCTTCTCAATATCAAGTGACGGCACCATTGTGCAGACAATGGCTGACGGTACGACGGAAGCCGGTGTGCAGATTGGTGTAGCAAAAGTAAGCAACCCGCAAGGTCTGGAAAAAATCGGCGGTAACCTGTTTCGGATGACACTTAACGCTAATGCGGAAGGCGAGCTTGTTCCGACCACCGCCAATGACGCCGAGGTTGGAACAGGTTCAATCGTTGCAGGCCAACTGGAAATGTCCAATGTCGATCTGACCGGTGAATTTACAGAGATGATCGTTACCCAGCGCGGGTTCCAGGCAAATTCCCGGATCATTACTACCTCCGATGAAGTTCTTCAGGAAGTTGTAAATCTGAAACGATAA
- a CDS encoding flagellar basal body-associated FliL family protein encodes MKKMLPWLITILLAITLIVVAAFLLMDRIFPSDVNDVNAAVQNMEVERLSADEIVELSTEITDIKTNLADPDYIVLINFAFQLNTVKAKEDFEKIKDLKIKPLLIKTLADTKPEELNGANGKDQLSSKLVNLINKTLTEGKLTQVEVTNFIMTSI; translated from the coding sequence ATGAAAAAGATGCTGCCATGGCTCATTACGATTTTACTGGCGATTACGCTTATTGTGGTTGCCGCATTTTTATTGATGGATAGGATATTTCCGAGTGATGTCAATGATGTAAATGCAGCCGTTCAGAATATGGAGGTTGAGAGATTGAGCGCTGACGAAATCGTTGAGCTGTCAACTGAAATTACAGACATCAAAACCAATCTTGCCGACCCCGATTATATCGTTCTAATAAATTTTGCATTTCAGCTGAATACCGTTAAGGCCAAGGAAGACTTTGAAAAGATCAAGGACCTCAAGATCAAACCGCTGCTGATCAAAACGCTTGCCGATACGAAGCCCGAGGAGCTGAACGGGGCGAACGGCAAGGATCAGCTGAGCAGCAAACTGGTAAATCTGATTAACAAGACCTTAACTGAAGGCAAGCTGACCCAGGTTGAAGTGACCAACTTCATCATGACTTCCATTTAG
- a CDS encoding TIGR02530 family flagellar biosynthesis protein encodes MNERLTIGQLYPGTVHPQALRRSPTAKSGTGSEASFESVLQNNMLKFSNHAAKRLEQRGIELGSRQLDQISNAVEKAAAKGSKESLILMKDMALIVSVPNRTVVTAMDGSSMKDNVFTQIDSAVIIS; translated from the coding sequence ATGAACGAACGGCTGACTATAGGCCAGCTGTATCCAGGTACGGTTCATCCGCAGGCGCTCAGACGGTCACCAACGGCTAAAAGCGGTACAGGCAGTGAGGCAAGCTTTGAAAGTGTATTGCAGAATAACATGCTTAAGTTCAGCAATCATGCCGCCAAACGGCTTGAGCAGCGGGGAATTGAGCTTGGCAGCCGCCAGCTGGACCAGATTTCAAATGCTGTAGAGAAGGCAGCAGCTAAGGGCAGCAAGGAATCTCTGATTCTTATGAAGGATATGGCACTTATTGTAAGTGTACCGAACCGTACAGTGGTAACAGCAATGGATGGCAGTTCAATGAAGGACAATGTATTTACGCAAATTGATAGTGCAGTAATCATTTCTTAA
- the fliG gene encoding flagellar motor switch protein FliG: MAKASQQGLSGRQKAAILLITLGPEVSAQIFKHLRDEEIEQLTLEIANVRKVDSMEKESIMSEFHQICLAQEYISQGGINYAKEILEKALGSAKALEVINRLTATLQVRPFDFARKADPNQILNFIQNENVQTIALVLSYLQFEQAATILSSLPQEKQAEVARRIAIMDSTSPEVVTQIERVLEQKLSATVTQDYTNAGGIESIVQILNGVDRGTERTILDSLEIQDPELAEEIKKRMFVFEDIVNVDNRSIQRIIKDIENADLQLALKVASEEVRDVIFRNMSKRMAETFREEMEYMGPVRLRDVEEAQTRIVGTIRRLEESGEIIIARGGGDDIIV, translated from the coding sequence ATGGCAAAAGCTAGCCAGCAGGGTCTCAGCGGCCGCCAAAAGGCGGCGATCCTGCTTATCACACTAGGGCCCGAGGTATCGGCGCAAATATTCAAACATCTACGAGACGAAGAAATTGAACAGCTCACTCTGGAAATAGCCAATGTCCGCAAGGTGGACAGCATGGAAAAAGAGTCGATTATGTCCGAGTTTCATCAAATCTGTCTCGCACAGGAATATATCTCCCAGGGCGGTATCAACTACGCTAAGGAAATTCTTGAAAAGGCGCTTGGTTCAGCCAAGGCGCTTGAGGTCATCAACCGCCTGACGGCGACTTTGCAGGTCAGACCCTTTGACTTTGCACGTAAGGCTGATCCTAACCAAATTCTGAATTTCATTCAAAATGAGAATGTTCAGACGATCGCCCTGGTCTTGTCCTATCTTCAATTTGAACAGGCAGCCACCATTCTGTCCTCATTGCCTCAGGAGAAGCAGGCAGAGGTGGCGAGAAGAATTGCGATTATGGACAGTACCTCGCCGGAGGTTGTTACCCAAATCGAGCGGGTACTGGAACAAAAGCTGTCGGCAACTGTGACTCAGGATTACACGAATGCCGGCGGTATCGAATCTATCGTACAGATTCTGAACGGCGTGGACCGGGGAACAGAGCGGACCATTCTCGATTCACTGGAAATTCAGGATCCGGAGCTGGCCGAAGAGATCAAAAAGCGGATGTTCGTATTCGAAGATATCGTCAACGTCGACAACCGTTCGATCCAGCGTATCATCAAGGATATCGAAAACGCCGATCTGCAGCTGGCACTCAAGGTGGCAAGCGAAGAGGTGCGGGATGTTATTTTCCGCAATATGTCCAAACGGATGGCCGAAACCTTCCGCGAGGAAATGGAATATATGGGTCCAGTGCGGCTGCGTGATGTTGAGGAAGCCCAGACACGCATTGTAGGCACGATCCGCAGACTGGAAGAATCCGGTGAAATTATCATCGCCCGTGGCGGAGGAGATGACATAATTGTCTAA
- the fliI gene encoding flagellar protein export ATPase FliI, whose translation MLDSGRYKEHLRNFDPVRINGKVTQVIGLMVESEGPDASIGDVCYIYPAKGNKPLQAEVVGFRDNKVLLMPLGELQAIGPGCDVVGTGKPLSVQVGSELLGKVLDGLGQPLDGSLIPARMPHSSTFNIPSNPLTRPRVHEPISIGVRAIDGLLTIGKGQRVGIFAGSGVGKSTLMGMIARNTAADVNVIALVGERGREVLDFIERDLGPEGLQRSVVVVATSDQPALIRIKGALIATTIAEYFRDRGLNVMLMMDSVTRYAMAQREVGLAVGEPPAMRGYTPSVFASLPKLLERAGTGPTGSITAFYTVLVDGDDMNEPIADAVRGILDGHIVLNRSIANKGHFPAIDVLSSISRVMKDIAPEEQIAAAENVKRLMAVYKDSEDLINIGAYQRGSNAQIDESMHYIDSIWEFTKQKVNEKVTLSEVQQSLISQFSRS comes from the coding sequence ATGCTTGACAGTGGGCGGTATAAAGAACATTTGCGGAATTTTGATCCGGTCAGAATCAACGGGAAGGTCACCCAGGTTATCGGACTGATGGTGGAGTCGGAGGGTCCGGATGCCAGCATCGGTGATGTGTGTTATATCTACCCTGCCAAAGGCAACAAACCCCTTCAGGCAGAGGTGGTGGGTTTTCGGGACAATAAGGTGCTGCTGATGCCGCTTGGCGAGCTGCAGGCCATCGGGCCGGGCTGCGATGTGGTTGGCACCGGTAAACCGTTGAGCGTCCAGGTAGGCTCTGAGCTGCTGGGCAAGGTGCTTGACGGGCTTGGCCAGCCGCTTGACGGCTCGCTGATTCCGGCACGGATGCCGCATAGCTCCACCTTCAATATTCCATCCAATCCGCTAACGCGTCCGCGTGTGCATGAACCGATCAGCATCGGCGTCAGAGCAATCGATGGCTTGCTGACTATTGGCAAAGGCCAGCGGGTAGGTATTTTTGCCGGCTCAGGGGTAGGAAAGAGTACGCTGATGGGGATGATTGCCCGGAATACCGCAGCTGATGTCAATGTCATTGCATTGGTCGGGGAACGCGGAAGAGAAGTCCTTGACTTTATTGAGCGTGATCTGGGTCCTGAAGGGCTGCAGCGGTCGGTTGTAGTGGTCGCCACATCTGACCAGCCCGCCCTGATCCGGATTAAGGGAGCGCTGATTGCTACCACCATTGCTGAATATTTCCGGGACCGCGGCCTCAACGTTATGCTAATGATGGACTCGGTTACGCGTTACGCGATGGCCCAGCGGGAGGTCGGACTTGCGGTCGGCGAACCGCCGGCTATGAGAGGCTATACGCCTTCTGTATTCGCTAGTCTTCCTAAACTGCTGGAGCGGGCAGGGACCGGCCCTACGGGCTCTATAACAGCCTTTTACACCGTGCTCGTCGACGGTGATGATATGAATGAGCCGATCGCTGATGCCGTGCGGGGAATTCTGGACGGGCACATTGTCCTTAACCGAAGTATCGCCAATAAAGGACATTTTCCGGCTATCGACGTTCTGTCAAGCATCAGCCGGGTGATGAAGGATATCGCACCTGAGGAGCAAATTGCCGCGGCTGAGAATGTAAAGCGGCTGATGGCTGTGTATAAGGATTCTGAAGACTTAATCAATATCGGGGCCTACCAGCGGGGCTCCAACGCCCAGATTGACGAGTCCATGCACTATATCGACAGCATCTGGGAATTCACCAAACAGAAGGTGAATGAGAAGGTTACTTTGTCCGAGGTTCAACAGTCTCTAATTTCACAGTTCTCAAGGAGTTGA